In Janthinobacterium sp. 67, a genomic segment contains:
- the norR gene encoding nitric oxide reductase transcriptional regulator NorR, with protein sequence MTTTAIHLLLLTDLVADLPVAVRLQRLVGSLRAHFGCEAVALLKLDGEHLRPVAMAGLASDALGRRFAVADHPRLAAILQRRGVLCFHHDSSLPDPYDGLIAERAGEPLPVHDCMGMALDLEGERWGVITLDALQVGTFDGQAQRDLGELACAIEAAVRVTRLETEIRALRLSGGAMLADAQAPREEHDFVGQSGAITHLLHELQVVADSELPVLLLGETGVGKELCAHRLHRLSRRAGKPLIHVNCAALPESLAESELFGHVRGAFSGAVSDRPGRFEAAEGGTLFLDEVGELPLSIQAKLLRTLQNGEIQRLGADRPRRVNVRVIAATNRSLREHVRDGTFRADLYHRLSVYPVPIPPLRERGNDVLLLAGGFLELNRARLGLRSLRLSAAAENALCHYRWPGNVRELEHVISRAALKAVIRGADRKDIVTLETDMLDLDALEAPAGADTQLPAPAACGTPAAPLLSMHQIVEASQRQAIRQALVLHQDNWAAAARQLGLDASNLHKLARRVGLKNT encoded by the coding sequence ATGACCACCACCGCCATCCACCTGCTGCTGCTCACCGACCTGGTCGCCGACCTGCCCGTGGCCGTGCGCCTGCAGCGCCTCGTCGGCAGCCTGCGCGCCCACTTCGGCTGCGAAGCCGTGGCCTTGCTCAAGCTCGACGGCGAGCATTTGCGCCCCGTGGCGATGGCCGGCCTGGCCAGCGACGCGCTGGGACGCCGCTTCGCCGTCGCCGACCATCCACGCCTGGCCGCCATCCTGCAGCGGCGCGGCGTACTGTGCTTCCATCACGACAGTTCCCTGCCCGATCCCTACGATGGCCTGATCGCCGAGCGGGCCGGCGAGCCGCTGCCCGTGCACGACTGCATGGGCATGGCGCTGGACCTGGAAGGCGAACGCTGGGGCGTGATCACGCTCGACGCGCTGCAGGTGGGCACCTTCGACGGGCAGGCGCAGCGCGACCTGGGCGAACTGGCCTGCGCCATCGAGGCGGCCGTGCGCGTGACGCGGCTGGAAACGGAAATCCGCGCCCTGCGCCTGTCGGGCGGCGCCATGCTGGCCGATGCGCAGGCGCCGCGCGAGGAACACGATTTCGTCGGCCAGAGCGGCGCCATCACGCACTTGCTGCACGAATTGCAGGTGGTGGCCGATTCCGAACTGCCCGTGCTGCTGCTGGGAGAAACGGGCGTCGGCAAGGAATTGTGTGCGCACCGCCTGCACCGGCTGTCGCGCCGCGCGGGCAAGCCTTTGATCCACGTCAATTGCGCGGCCTTGCCGGAATCGCTGGCCGAAAGCGAATTGTTCGGCCATGTGCGCGGTGCGTTTTCCGGCGCCGTCAGCGACCGGCCCGGGCGCTTCGAGGCGGCCGAAGGGGGCACCCTGTTTCTCGATGAAGTGGGGGAATTGCCATTGTCGATACAGGCCAAGCTGCTGCGCACCTTGCAAAATGGCGAAATCCAGCGCCTGGGCGCGGACCGGCCGCGCCGCGTCAACGTGCGCGTGATCGCCGCCACCAACCGCAGTCTGCGCGAGCATGTGCGCGACGGCACGTTCCGCGCCGACCTGTATCACCGTTTATCCGTGTATCCCGTGCCGATTCCGCCGCTGCGCGAGCGGGGCAATGACGTGCTGCTGCTGGCCGGCGGTTTCCTGGAACTGAACCGCGCGCGCCTGGGCTTGCGCAGCCTGCGCCTGTCCGCTGCGGCGGAAAACGCCTTGTGCCACTACCGCTGGCCCGGCAACGTGCGCGAACTGGAACATGTGATCAGCCGGGCCGCGCTGAAAGCCGTGATACGCGGCGCGGACCGCAAGGACATCGTGACCCTGGAAACGGACATGCTCGACCTCGATGCGCTGGAAGCGCCGGCCGGCGCGGATACGCAATTGCCGGCGCCAGCCGCCTGTGGCACGCCGGCGGCGCCGCTGCTATCGATGCATCAGATCGTGGAAGCGAGCCAGCGCCAGGCCATCCGGCAAGCGCTGGTGCTGCATCAGGATAACTGGGCCGCCGCGGCGCGGCAGCTGGGGCTCGACGCAAGCAATCTGCACAAGCTGGCGCGCCGCGTCGGACTGAAGAACACCTAA
- a CDS encoding c-type cytochrome — protein sequence MKTLLAALVCATVSFSASAAGNINTGKALAEKYSCATCHGKDYGSPIDPSYPKLAGQHRDYLEHALTAYKRGDKANGRNNAIMTGQVKPLSNQDIKDLAAYLHSLPTSLVTHR from the coding sequence ATGAAAACACTACTCGCCGCCCTCGTTTGCGCCACCGTCTCGTTTTCCGCCAGCGCCGCCGGCAATATCAATACCGGTAAGGCCCTGGCCGAAAAATACAGCTGCGCCACCTGCCACGGCAAGGATTACGGCTCGCCCATCGACCCGTCGTACCCGAAACTGGCGGGCCAGCACCGCGATTACCTGGAACACGCGTTGACCGCGTATAAGCGGGGCGACAAGGCCAACGGCCGCAACAACGCCATCATGACGGGCCAGGTAAAACCGCTGAGCAACCAGGACATCAAGGACCTGGCCGCCTACCTGCACAGTTTGCCGACCAGCCTGGTGACTCACCGCTGA
- a CDS encoding c-type cytochrome gives MKKIFALLVLAGIANAVTAADIVGNAKAAPAKVEMCIGCHGIPGYKATFPEVFQVPMIGGQPAKYIENALQAYKKGDRKHPSMKGIASSLSDQDIADVAAYYAQQAKPN, from the coding sequence ATGAAAAAAATATTTGCACTTCTCGTGCTTGCCGGCATAGCAAATGCCGTCACAGCGGCTGACATTGTAGGAAACGCCAAGGCAGCCCCTGCCAAGGTGGAAATGTGTATCGGCTGCCACGGCATTCCCGGTTACAAGGCAACCTTCCCTGAAGTATTCCAGGTACCGATGATCGGCGGCCAGCCGGCAAAATATATCGAGAATGCGCTGCAAGCCTACAAGAAGGGCGACCGCAAGCACCCCAGCATGAAGGGCATCGCCAGCAGCCTGTCGGACCAGGATATCGCCGATGTCGCCGCGTATTATGCGCAACAAGCCAAGCCGAACTGA
- a CDS encoding AAA family ATPase has protein sequence MQAQHTQQGQRFEGSDSYVATADLKLAVNAALTLQRPLLIKGEPGTGKTMLAEEVAAALNMPLMQWHIKSTTKAQQGLYEYDAVSRLRDSQLGDERVRDIQNYIVKGVLWQAFTAPEPVVLLIDEIDKADIEFPNDLLRELDRMEFYVYETREMVTARHRPLVIITSNNEKELPDAFLRRCFFHYIKFPDKDTMEQIVAVHYPHLKQELLAQALQTFYEVRDVPGLKKKPSTSEFLDWLKLLLAEDIPAEALRSKDNKAVVPPLHGALLKNEQDVHLFERLMFMSRTNR, from the coding sequence ATGCAAGCACAGCACACCCAGCAAGGCCAACGCTTCGAAGGTTCCGACAGCTACGTCGCCACCGCCGACCTGAAACTGGCCGTGAATGCGGCGCTGACCCTGCAGCGCCCGCTGCTGATCAAGGGCGAGCCGGGCACGGGCAAGACCATGCTGGCCGAGGAAGTGGCCGCCGCGCTGAACATGCCGCTGATGCAATGGCATATCAAATCGACCACCAAGGCGCAGCAGGGCCTGTACGAATACGATGCCGTCTCGCGCCTGCGCGATTCGCAGCTGGGCGACGAGCGCGTGCGCGACATCCAGAACTACATCGTCAAGGGCGTGCTGTGGCAGGCCTTCACGGCGCCCGAACCGGTGGTGCTGCTGATCGACGAGATCGACAAGGCCGACATCGAATTCCCGAACGACCTACTGCGCGAACTGGACCGCATGGAATTCTATGTGTACGAGACGCGCGAAATGGTCACGGCGCGCCACCGCCCGCTCGTCATCATCACCTCGAACAACGAGAAGGAATTGCCGGACGCCTTTTTGCGCCGCTGCTTCTTCCACTACATCAAGTTCCCGGACAAGGACACGATGGAGCAGATCGTCGCCGTCCACTACCCGCACCTGAAACAGGAATTGCTGGCGCAGGCGCTGCAAACCTTCTATGAAGTGCGCGACGTGCCGGGCCTGAAGAAAAAACCGTCGACGTCGGAATTCCTCGACTGGCTCAAGCTCCTGCTGGCCGAGGACATTCCGGCCGAAGCCTTGCGCAGCAAGGACAACAAGGCCGTCGTGCCACCGCTGCATGGCGCGCTGCTGAAAAACGAGCAGGACGTGCACCTGTTCGAGCGCCTGATGTTCATGTCGCGCACCAACCGCTAA
- a CDS encoding GNAT family N-acetyltransferase — MNDISPDKVFVPLELHGIRLEALAPHHAAGLRAAAMDGELWNLRVTSVPEPDQVDQYIFKGIEMRPSRFAFAVVDAASGEVLGTTSYHDVVPEIKRLEIGYTWYAKRCQRSHVNTTCKLLLLTHAFDTLGYALVGLRTDNFNHASQAAIERLGAKKDGVLRHHGLRRDGTVRDTVMYSITRGEWPEIAAHLRYKLAQRPIAALPRAGGEGTAAGIQASPC, encoded by the coding sequence GTGAACGACATCAGCCCCGACAAGGTCTTCGTCCCCCTGGAACTGCACGGCATCCGCCTCGAAGCGCTGGCGCCGCACCATGCGGCCGGCTTGCGTGCGGCGGCCATGGATGGCGAACTGTGGAATCTGCGCGTCACCTCCGTGCCCGAGCCGGACCAGGTGGACCAGTACATTTTCAAGGGCATCGAGATGCGCCCTTCGCGCTTCGCCTTTGCCGTCGTCGACGCGGCCAGCGGCGAGGTGCTGGGCACCACCAGCTACCACGACGTGGTGCCCGAGATCAAACGGCTGGAAATCGGCTACACCTGGTATGCGAAGCGCTGCCAGCGCAGCCACGTCAACACCACCTGCAAATTGCTGCTGCTGACGCACGCCTTCGACACGCTCGGCTACGCGCTGGTGGGCCTGCGCACCGATAATTTCAACCACGCCTCGCAGGCGGCCATCGAACGCCTGGGCGCGAAAAAAGATGGCGTGCTGCGCCACCATGGGCTGCGCCGCGACGGCACCGTGCGCGACACGGTCATGTACAGCATCACGCGCGGCGAGTGGCCGGAAATCGCCGCCCATCTGCGCTACAAGCTGGCGCAGCGCCCCATCGCGGCGCTGCCCCGCGCGGGAGGTGAAGGGACCGCGGCAGGGATACAGGCATCGCCATGCTGA
- a CDS encoding vWA domain-containing protein produces MLIDFFFTLKDAKIPVSIKEFLTLLEALQKNVIDASMDDFYYLARLTLVKDEAHFDKFDRAFAQYFKGVSAAFDTNAAIPLDWLLKRMQRELSEEQKAQLEKFGYDKLMDRLNELLKEQKERHEGGGKWIGTGGTSPFGNGGTNPEGIRIGGKGGNRTAVKVWEARSYKDYDGERELGTRNIKVALRRLRKFAREGAEDELALDATIAATANNAGYLDIKMRPERKNRIKVLMLFDVGGSMDDHIERTEELFSAAKTEFKNMEFFYFHNCVYDYLWKNNRRRNAERFPTWDVLRKYPPDTKLIFVGDATMSPYEILQPGGSVEYNNEEAGSTWLARFTQAFPKFIWLNPESEGLWQYRQSIGVMRQLMNNRMFPLSIDGLERGMRLLSK; encoded by the coding sequence ATGCTGATCGATTTCTTCTTCACGCTCAAGGATGCGAAGATTCCCGTCTCGATCAAGGAATTTCTGACCTTGCTTGAGGCGCTGCAAAAGAACGTCATCGACGCCTCGATGGATGATTTCTACTATCTGGCGCGCCTGACCCTGGTCAAGGACGAAGCCCATTTCGACAAGTTCGACCGCGCCTTTGCGCAGTACTTCAAGGGCGTCAGCGCGGCCTTCGACACGAATGCGGCGATTCCGCTCGACTGGCTGCTGAAACGCATGCAGCGCGAGCTGTCCGAGGAACAGAAGGCGCAGCTGGAAAAATTCGGCTACGACAAGCTGATGGACCGCCTGAACGAGCTGCTGAAGGAGCAGAAGGAGCGCCACGAGGGCGGCGGCAAGTGGATCGGCACGGGCGGCACCTCGCCGTTCGGCAATGGCGGCACGAACCCGGAAGGCATCCGCATCGGCGGCAAGGGCGGCAACCGCACGGCCGTGAAAGTGTGGGAAGCGCGCAGCTACAAGGACTACGACGGCGAGCGCGAACTCGGTACGCGCAACATCAAGGTGGCCTTGCGCCGCCTGCGCAAGTTCGCGCGCGAAGGCGCGGAAGACGAACTGGCGCTCGACGCCACCATCGCCGCCACGGCGAACAATGCGGGCTACCTCGACATCAAAATGCGGCCCGAGCGCAAGAACCGCATCAAGGTGCTGATGCTGTTCGATGTGGGCGGCAGCATGGACGACCATATCGAGCGCACCGAGGAACTGTTTTCGGCGGCGAAGACGGAATTCAAGAACATGGAATTCTTTTACTTCCATAACTGCGTCTACGATTACCTGTGGAAGAACAACCGGCGCCGCAACGCCGAGCGCTTTCCCACCTGGGACGTGCTGCGCAAATACCCGCCCGACACCAAGCTGATCTTCGTCGGCGACGCCACCATGAGCCCCTACGAAATCCTGCAGCCGGGCGGCAGCGTCGAATACAACAACGAGGAAGCGGGTTCCACATGGCTGGCGCGCTTTACCCAGGCGTTCCCGAAATTCATCTGGCTCAATCCCGAGTCGGAGGGATTGTGGCAGTACCGCCAGTCCATCGGCGTGATGCGGCAGTTGATGAACAACCGCATGTTCCCCCTGTCGATCGACGGGCTGGAACGGGGCATGCGTCTGCTCAGTAAATAA